TCGCCCAGGGCCCCACGGCCGGCCTCGTCGCCGCCCTCGCCGCGCTGCTGCTCGGGGCGACGGTGCTCGACACCGCCGGCCGCACGGTGTTCTCCGGCGTGGTCGGGCGCGCCGAGGGGCGACTGCGCGCGGACCTGCTGGCCGCCGCGCTGCGCCAGCCGCTGTCGGCGCTGCAGGAGCAGGCCGTCGGCGAGGTCGTGGACCGGGTCGACGACGACCCGCGCCAGGTCGGCGTGCTGCTGCGGCGCACCGGCTGGGAGATGACCCGGTCGGTGCTGCGGTCGGTGCTCGCCTGGGGAGTGGCCGGGCTGACCTGGTGGCCGGCGTGGCTGGTCTTCCCCGTCGTCGCCGCGCTGGTCGTCGTCGTGTCCCGGCGGCTCACCCCGGTGATCGCCGAGCGGAAGGTGCGGGAGGAGGTCGCCTGGTCCGACCACTCGGCGCAGCTGGAGGAGGCCGTCACCGGGCGGGACGACGTCCGGTCCAGCCTGGGCCAGCCGCACGTCGTCCGCCGGTACGCGCTCCGGGCGCGGGACGTGCTCGACCGCGTCCGGTCCACCAGCGTCGTGTCCGCGCAGGTGCTGCTGCGCACCGGCCTGGTGCTGCACGCCGTGCTCGGCGGCCTGGCGCTGGCCGGCGTGGCGCTGGTCGCCGGAGGCGGGCTGGACGTGGCCGGGCTGGTCACCCTCTGGTTGCTGGTCACCGCCTTCGTCGGGCAGCTCAGCCAGGTCAGCCACCAGATGCCCGAGGTGCAGGCCGGGGTGGGTGCGCTGACCCGCATCCGCGCGCTGCTGCACGCCGCGCAGGAGCCGGGGGGCGGCGCGTCGGTCCCGTCCGGGCCGGTGGACGTCGAGGTGCGCGCGCTCACCGCCGGCTACCCGGGGGGCTTCACCCTGCGCTCGGTGGACCTCTGCGTCCCCGCCGGGACCACCTGCGCCCTGGTCGGCCGGACCGGGGCGGGCAAGTCCACGCTGGCCGCCCTGCTGTCCCGGGCGGTGGAACCCCCGGCGGGCAGCGTGTTCGTCGGCGGCCAGGACGTCACCGTGACCGCGGTGGAGGACCTGCGCCGGGCCGTGGGCGTGGTCACCCAGCGCACCGAGCTGCTCGCCGCGTCGCTGGCCGACAACGTCACCCTCTTCGCGGACGTGCCCCGCGACCGCGTGCGGCAGGCGGTCGACGCGCTCGGCCTGCAGGCCTGGGTCGCCGCGCTGCCCGACGGCCTGGACACCCGGCTGGGCACCGGCGGGACCACCCTGTCGGCCGGCGAGGAGCAGCTGGTGGCCTTCGCCCGCCTGCTCGTCCGCGACGTCGCCGTCGTCGTCCTCGACGAGGCCACGGCCCGGATGGACCCGCAGACCGAGGGGCTGGTCACCCGCGCCGCCGACCGGCTGCTCGCCGGGCGCACCGGCGTGGTGATCGCCCACCGGCTGTCGACCACACGGCACTGCGACGCGGTCGCCGTGCTCGACGCCGGCCGGGTCGTCCAGCACGGCCCCCGCGCCCGCCTGGCCGCCGAGCCCGGGCCGTTCCGGGAGCTGCTCGCCGCGGCCGGCGACGCGGCGGAACCCCCGACGGCGACCCGGCCGCTGGGCCGCGCCGCACGCCGGCCGCCGCGGCCGGCGGCACCCGCGCCGCGGCCCAGCCTCACCCGCACGGTGTGGCGGATGCTCCGCGCGCACCCGCGGTGGGGGGTGGTCGGCGGGGTCGGCTTCCTGGTCGGGTCCCTCCTCGGCGCGTACGGCGCGGTCACCGGCTGGCTGTGGGGCCGGCTGGTCGCGGCGCTGGACGCCGGCGCCGCACCGTGGGGGACCGCCGCGGCGCTCGCCGTCGCGGTGCTGGCCACGCCGGTCGCCCTGGCGGTCGCCTTCCGGGTGTACCCGCTGTGGTGGACGGCGGTGACCCTGCAGCTGCGGCTGGCGGTGCTGCTCGGGCAGACGTCGCAGCGCCGGCTGGCCCGCACGCCGCCCGGCGAGGTGACCGCCCGCGCCCTCGACACCGACCGGGTGGTCTGGTATGCCGACCGCTGGGTGGACATCGCGGTCGCCGGCGTGGTCGTCGCGGGCACCGCGGTGGCCGGGCAGAGCCTGCTGGCGGGCGCCCTCGTCGCCGGCGTGCTGGTGCTGTCCGCGCTGGTCTCCGCCGCCGGTGCCCCGCTCGCCGGCTCGTCGGCGGAGGTGGCCGGCGACGAGCGGGCCCGCTTCGGCCGGTCGCTGGTGTCGGTGCTCGACGCCGCCCGCACCGTGAAGCTGGCCGCGGCGACGGCCGCCGTCGAGGACCACCTGCGGCGGGTCGACCGGCGGCGGGTCGCGGCCTCCGTCCGCGAGCACCGGGTGCGCTCGCTGCTCGAGGGGGTGCCGTGGCTGCTGGTCCACGGCGGCGTCGTGCTGACCTGGGCGGTGTACCTCTCGGGCAGGTGGGACCTGGCCACGGCGCTGCTGGTCAGCACCGCCGTCACCGGCTCGGCGTGGTTCGGCACGGTCGCCGCCAAGGCGGTCACCGAGGCGCCGGTCGCCGCTCGGTGGCTGGAGGCCGCCGCGCTGCTCGCCGGGACCGCGGACCTGGTCACCCCGCCGTCCGGGGTCGACCTGGTCACCGGCCGGGCGCCGGCGCCGGTCCCGGCCGACCGCGTGCCGCTGCGCCGGCTGCGGCTGGAGGACGTCAGCGCCGTGCACGACGACGGCACCGTCGGCGTCGCGGGCGTGCACCTGACCGTCGAGGCGGGGGAGCTGGTGCTGCTCACCGGGCGGGTCGGCTCGGGCAAGTCCAGCCTGCTGTCCAGCCTGGCCGGGCTGGTCGACCACGAGGGCGCCATCCGGTGGAACGGGCACGAGGTCGACGACCCGCAGCTGTTCCTGCGCCCCGGGCAGGTCGGCTACGTCGGCCAGCTGCCGCGGGTGCTGTCCGGCTCGTTCACCGACAACATCACCCTCGACCACGCCCGGACCGTCGACTCCGCGGTCGACGACGCCCGGCTGGGCCCCGACGTCGCCGACGCCGGCGGGCACGGCGCGCTCGTCGGGCACCGCGGGGTGCGGCTGTCCGGCGGGCAGGTGCAGCGCCTGGCGCTGGCCCGGGCGCTGGCCACGGACGCCGAGCTGCTGGTGGCCGACGACGTCTCCTCCGCGCTGGACGCCCGCACCGAGACCGAGCTGTGGGAGGCGCTGCGCCGGCGCGGGGTCACCGTGGTCGGGGCGAGCTCGAAGCGGTCGGCGCTGGCGCGCGCGGACCGGGTCGTCGTCCTCGACGAGGGGCGGGTCGCGGCCACCGGGCGGTGGTCGGACCTGGTCAACGAGTGGGGCCACCTCGCCGGGTGAGGCCGCGCGCTCGCCGGCGAGACGCCGGGGGCCGGTCGTGGTGGCGCGGGTGCTCGTGCTCTGCCCACGGTGGTGGGCAGAGCACGAGTGTCCACGAGCAGGGGTGCTGGCCGCCGTCCCGACCCGGCATGGACGGCGCCGCCGTCCGCGCGGGGTGGTGTGGGGGCGGGGGGCCGGTCCTGGCGGTCTGGCCGCGTTGGTCGATCCACCCAGCGTTGGGTGGCCACTCGTTGCCGGCTGCCCCCGCCCGTGACCACTGTGACCCCGGTCACTCCCGCCGGTCAAGACCGGCCCCGGCGTGTCGGCTCAGCCGACCCGCCGCAGCACGTCCGGGGTGAGCTGGCCGACGGCGGTGTGCCCGGTGAGCCCCAGCGTCAGGTCGAACTCGCCCAGCACGTCGGACACCACCTGGCGCACGCCCTCCTCGCCGGCCAGGGCCAGCCCCCACGCGTACGGCCGGCCGAGCAGCACCGCCCGGGCGCCGAGGGCCACCGCGGTGAGCACGTCGGCGCCGCTGCGCACCCCGCTGTCCAGCAGCACCGGTGCGCGGTCGCCGACCGCGGCCACCACCTCGGGCAGGGCGTCCAGCGCGGCGATCGAGCGGTCCACCTGCCGGCCGCCGTGGGTGCTGACCACCACGCCGTCCACGCCCTCGTCCACCGCCCGCCGCGCGTCGTCGGGGTGCAGCACCCCCTTGAGCACGATCGGCAGCCGGGTGCGGGCCCGAAGCCACGCCAGGTCGGCCCAGGTGATCGAGGGCCGGGAGTAGATGGACAGGAAGGTCTCGACGGCGGCCCGGGGCAGCGGGGAGCGCAGGTTGTCCAGCAGCGGGCCCGGCCAGGCCCGCGCCATGCCGACCAGCGCCCGGACGGCGGACAGCGTCGGCCGGGGCTGGCGGTCCCGCCGCGCCGCGGCGCCCGGCTCGGTGGGTGCGGGGGCGGCGGCGCGCTCCCGGACCAGCCGCCGGAACACCGGGTCGGAGGTGTACTGCGCGATGCCCTTCCCCAGCGCGAAGGGCAGGTGGCCCAGGTCCAGGTCGCGGGGGCGCCAGCCGAGCATCGTGGTGTCCAGGGTGACCACCAGCGCGTCGCAGCCGCTGGCCTCCGCCCGCCCGACCAGGCTCTCCACCAGCTCGTCGGACGTCGACCAGTACAGCTGGGACCACCGCGGGGCGGGGTGGGGGGCCTGGTCCATCGCCGCGGCGCACTCCTCCATGGGCACCGAGGCCTGGTTGGAGAAGACCATCGGCACCCCGAGGGACGCCGCGGCGCGGGCGACCGCGAGGTCGGCGGCCGGGTGCACCAGCTCCAGCGCCCCGACCGGGCCGAGCAGCAGCGGGGCGGGCAGCCGCCGGCCGAGGAGCTCCACCGAGGTGTCCCGGGCGCTGACGTCGCGCAGCACCCGGGGGACGAGGACCCAGCGGTCGAAGGCGGCGCGGTTGGCCCGCTGGGTGGCCTCCTCGCCGGCCCCACCCGCGACGTAGGCGTACGCCCGGGCCCCCAGCCGCGCGCGGGCGCGGCGCTGCAGCGCCCGCGCGGCGGTGGGCACGAGCGGCCGGCGCCCGTACACCCCCGCGCGGTAGACCTCGTCCTGCCGGCGGCGACCGGTGCCCGCTGCTGAGTCCACGGGGGCACCGTAGTGAGCGCGGGATCACAGCCCGTCGCGCGGGGCGGCCCCGACTCTCCGCCGACACGCCGGGGCGACACGCGCCACCGGCGTGGGATCGGACCACCTCGGGCCCGGTCACCTGCATCATGGTCGGCACCGGGGCGCCGTCGGCACCTCGGCGCGGCAGCAGGGGGACGTGCACGTGCAGGTGGCCACCAGGCCGGCACCCGTGGCGGTGCTCGGTGTCCTGTCCGCCGCGCTGTTCTGCGCCGGTGTCGCCCTGGCCGGCCCCGCGGCCGCCGTCGACCACGCGGCGCTCCCCGACGCCCGCGTCACCCACGGCCCCAGCTGCCGGCCGGGCGGGGTGGTCGTCGAGGTGACCGCCGGCACCGCCGGCTACGCGGTCACGCTGGCGACCGTGCGCCGTCCCGCAGGGGAGGACGCCGCCGAGCTCGCCCCGGGTGCCGTGGTCGTGCTGCGCACGGGGCCGGTCGACTGGGGGGAGACCGTCGACCCGTACCTGGAGTACGTCCCGCTGGACGGTTCGGGCCCCGGCCACGTCGACGACCTGACCGGCTTCGACTTCACCCGCCCGGCGGCCGGGGAGTGCGCCGCCATCTCCGGTGCCGCGGTGGTGCCCGCGCTGGAGGGGCCGTCGGGCGGGGATCCCGCGGGGTCGCCGGTCGTCACCGTCGCCACCCAGCAGGTCTCTGCCGGGGAGGACGGCGAGAGCCGCTGGCCGCTGCTCGCCGCCGGCGGGGTGCTGCTCGCCGCGGGTGCCGGGGCCGCGGTCGTCTCCGGGAGCCGCCGGCCGGGTGGCCGCCCGCGGTCGTCGCCGCCCCTCGGGAGCGCCTGAGCGCGCCGTCGGCGACGATGGACCGGTGGCCCGCCCCGACGACGTCCCGGCGCTCGACGTGACCGCCGGGCCGGTCCCCGGGGACGTGGCCGACGTCCCCGGCGTGGCGCCGACCCCGGCCGAGACGTGGCTGCGCATCGTGCAGGTGCACGACCGGATCACCCGCCGCGTCGACTCCGCGCTGCACCGGCGGCACGACCTCTCCCTCACCGGGTACGAGGCACTGCGGCGGATCGCCGAGGCGCCCGGCGAGCGGGCCTCCATGGGCGAGGTGGCCGAGGCGCTCGGCATCTCGCGGGCCGGGGTGACCAGCACGGTGACCCGCCTGGTGGCCGGGGGCTACGTCGTCCGTGAGCGGTCCTCCGGCGACCGGCGGCTGCTGCACGCCCGGCTCACCCCCGCCGGCCGGGCCAAGGTCGAGGACGCCCGGCTGACCCACGACGGCCTGGTGGCCCACCTGCTCACCCTGCTGGGGGACGACGCCGCCGTGGTCACCGACGCCCTCGCCCGGGTGTCCGCCGCCGCCCGCACCCGCCGCTGACGAAGGACCCCCCTGCCCCCCACCACTCGCACGCTCGCGGCGGGGCCCTGCAGGGGGGCCACCTGCAGACGGGTGGCGGTCACTTCAAGCCCGTAGTGTTTCCG
This window of the Geodermatophilus sp. DSM 44513 genome carries:
- a CDS encoding ABC transporter ATP-binding protein — its product is MTSTVLREAAGPRPVAVPPVSLTWRRLAGPATTAAATVAVVGAAAETLAAVVAGRLAQGPTAGLVAALAALLLGATVLDTAGRTVFSGVVGRAEGRLRADLLAAALRQPLSALQEQAVGEVVDRVDDDPRQVGVLLRRTGWEMTRSVLRSVLAWGVAGLTWWPAWLVFPVVAALVVVVSRRLTPVIAERKVREEVAWSDHSAQLEEAVTGRDDVRSSLGQPHVVRRYALRARDVLDRVRSTSVVSAQVLLRTGLVLHAVLGGLALAGVALVAGGGLDVAGLVTLWLLVTAFVGQLSQVSHQMPEVQAGVGALTRIRALLHAAQEPGGGASVPSGPVDVEVRALTAGYPGGFTLRSVDLCVPAGTTCALVGRTGAGKSTLAALLSRAVEPPAGSVFVGGQDVTVTAVEDLRRAVGVVTQRTELLAASLADNVTLFADVPRDRVRQAVDALGLQAWVAALPDGLDTRLGTGGTTLSAGEEQLVAFARLLVRDVAVVVLDEATARMDPQTEGLVTRAADRLLAGRTGVVIAHRLSTTRHCDAVAVLDAGRVVQHGPRARLAAEPGPFRELLAAAGDAAEPPTATRPLGRAARRPPRPAAPAPRPSLTRTVWRMLRAHPRWGVVGGVGFLVGSLLGAYGAVTGWLWGRLVAALDAGAAPWGTAAALAVAVLATPVALAVAFRVYPLWWTAVTLQLRLAVLLGQTSQRRLARTPPGEVTARALDTDRVVWYADRWVDIAVAGVVVAGTAVAGQSLLAGALVAGVLVLSALVSAAGAPLAGSSAEVAGDERARFGRSLVSVLDAARTVKLAAATAAVEDHLRRVDRRRVAASVREHRVRSLLEGVPWLLVHGGVVLTWAVYLSGRWDLATALLVSTAVTGSAWFGTVAAKAVTEAPVAARWLEAAALLAGTADLVTPPSGVDLVTGRAPAPVPADRVPLRRLRLEDVSAVHDDGTVGVAGVHLTVEAGELVLLTGRVGSGKSSLLSSLAGLVDHEGAIRWNGHEVDDPQLFLRPGQVGYVGQLPRVLSGSFTDNITLDHARTVDSAVDDARLGPDVADAGGHGALVGHRGVRLSGGQVQRLALARALATDAELLVADDVSSALDARTETELWEALRRRGVTVVGASSKRSALARADRVVVLDEGRVAATGRWSDLVNEWGHLAG
- a CDS encoding alpha-hydroxy-acid oxidizing protein, translating into MDSAAGTGRRRQDEVYRAGVYGRRPLVPTAARALQRRARARLGARAYAYVAGGAGEEATQRANRAAFDRWVLVPRVLRDVSARDTSVELLGRRLPAPLLLGPVGALELVHPAADLAVARAAASLGVPMVFSNQASVPMEECAAAMDQAPHPAPRWSQLYWSTSDELVESLVGRAEASGCDALVVTLDTTMLGWRPRDLDLGHLPFALGKGIAQYTSDPVFRRLVRERAAAPAPTEPGAAARRDRQPRPTLSAVRALVGMARAWPGPLLDNLRSPLPRAAVETFLSIYSRPSITWADLAWLRARTRLPIVLKGVLHPDDARRAVDEGVDGVVVSTHGGRQVDRSIAALDALPEVVAAVGDRAPVLLDSGVRSGADVLTAVALGARAVLLGRPYAWGLALAGEEGVRQVVSDVLGEFDLTLGLTGHTAVGQLTPDVLRRVG
- a CDS encoding MarR family transcriptional regulator, whose protein sequence is MARPDDVPALDVTAGPVPGDVADVPGVAPTPAETWLRIVQVHDRITRRVDSALHRRHDLSLTGYEALRRIAEAPGERASMGEVAEALGISRAGVTSTVTRLVAGGYVVRERSSGDRRLLHARLTPAGRAKVEDARLTHDGLVAHLLTLLGDDAAVVTDALARVSAAARTRR